From a region of the Georgenia yuyongxinii genome:
- a CDS encoding DoxX family protein, which yields MTLTTLPRALRDVLLLLARVGLGAVFLAHGLQKFLSYGMAATTESFAAMGVPAPGLSAWVAALVETVGGVALIFGVLTPVFALLLAAEMIGALLIVHLPFGIWVTENGYELVLALAAGALALAAAGAGRFSVDGVLATRPAAQAEPARESVTAGR from the coding sequence ATGACCCTGACCACCCTTCCCCGCGCCCTCCGTGACGTCCTCCTGCTGCTGGCGCGGGTGGGACTCGGCGCCGTCTTCCTCGCGCACGGCCTGCAGAAGTTCCTCAGCTACGGCATGGCCGCCACGACGGAGAGCTTCGCGGCCATGGGAGTGCCCGCACCGGGCCTGTCGGCCTGGGTTGCCGCCCTCGTGGAGACCGTCGGCGGCGTGGCCCTGATCTTCGGGGTGCTCACCCCGGTGTTCGCGCTGCTGCTGGCCGCCGAGATGATCGGCGCCCTGCTCATCGTCCACCTGCCGTTCGGCATCTGGGTGACCGAGAACGGCTACGAGCTCGTCCTCGCGTTGGCCGCGGGCGCGCTCGCCCTGGCGGCCGCCGGAGCCGGGCGCTTCAGCGTCGACGGCGTGCTCGCCACGCGGCCCGCGGCCCAGGCCGAGCCCGCCCGCGAGAGCGTGACCGCCGGGCGCTGA
- a CDS encoding L-2-amino-thiazoline-4-carboxylic acid hydrolase, with product MTLPTQQAGPEDADDEIGILQRRRIEANIIAPIYTILKRELGQERAAGIIEEAITEDARKSGARFAAREPGGANLRTFIDIQDLWKKDDALTTQTNVESDDVYSYDVHRCAYAEMYQSMGLAEIGYLLSCVRDFEFIHGYDPDVELTRTQTVMEGASHCDFRYVRRGAVRTGSTAGTA from the coding sequence ATGACACTCCCCACGCAGCAGGCGGGGCCCGAGGACGCCGACGACGAGATCGGCATCCTCCAGCGACGCCGCATCGAGGCGAACATCATCGCCCCGATCTACACCATCCTGAAGCGCGAGCTCGGTCAGGAGCGTGCGGCCGGGATCATCGAGGAAGCGATCACCGAGGACGCCCGGAAGTCCGGCGCGCGGTTCGCGGCCCGGGAGCCGGGCGGGGCGAACCTGCGCACGTTCATCGACATCCAGGACCTGTGGAAGAAGGACGACGCGCTGACGACGCAGACCAACGTCGAGTCCGACGACGTCTACTCCTACGACGTCCACCGCTGCGCGTACGCGGAGATGTACCAGTCCATGGGGCTGGCCGAGATCGGCTACCTGCTCTCGTGCGTGCGGGACTTCGAGTTCATCCACGGGTACGACCCGGACGTCGAGCTCACGCGCACCCAGACCGTCATGGAGGGCGCCTCCCACTGCGACTTCCGGTACGTCCGGCGGGGCGCCGTCCGCACGGGCAGCACGGCCGGCACGGCGTAA
- a CDS encoding maleate cis-trans isomerase family protein, translating to MTRREGVGPAGAATAVLAGLAPVPAGEPPRVAVIVPATDTGVEIELPGLVAGRASIHVARARLDAVTVADLLAMEHDAVAQAAALAPIRPVALVLGCTSASFVRGRANEAELAARLAEAAGAPVILTAQAMAAGLRRRGSRVRLRASYTQDIVDAERAYLESYGLDVVSAEGLGITEDEQTARVGADELVRFATTGAEDGADVVMLSCTNLRTAVVHEELERRIGLPVLSSNRAMAESLTDFLDGHGLAGARPDDVSHQKPTTAGAEQPVRTGETR from the coding sequence GTGACCCGCCGCGAGGGTGTGGGCCCTGCGGGGGCGGCGACTGCCGTCCTCGCGGGGCTCGCACCCGTGCCCGCCGGAGAGCCGCCACGCGTCGCGGTGATCGTGCCCGCCACGGACACCGGCGTCGAGATCGAGCTGCCCGGCCTGGTCGCCGGCCGGGCCAGCATCCACGTCGCTCGCGCACGCCTCGACGCCGTCACCGTGGCCGACCTGCTCGCCATGGAGCACGACGCCGTCGCCCAGGCAGCCGCCCTGGCACCCATCCGGCCCGTGGCACTGGTGCTCGGCTGCACGAGCGCCTCCTTCGTGCGGGGCCGCGCGAACGAGGCCGAGCTGGCGGCCCGGCTGGCCGAGGCCGCCGGCGCACCCGTGATCCTGACGGCGCAGGCCATGGCGGCCGGGCTGCGCCGGCGCGGGAGCCGGGTGCGGCTGCGCGCCTCCTACACCCAGGACATCGTCGACGCCGAGCGCGCGTACCTGGAGTCGTACGGCCTCGACGTGGTCAGTGCGGAGGGGCTCGGCATCACCGAGGACGAGCAGACCGCGCGCGTGGGCGCCGACGAGCTGGTCCGGTTCGCCACCACTGGTGCCGAGGACGGTGCCGACGTGGTGATGCTCAGCTGCACCAACCTGCGTACCGCCGTCGTCCACGAGGAGCTGGAGCGGCGGATCGGGCTACCGGTGCTGAGCAGCAACCGCGCCATGGCCGAGAGCCTGACCGACTTCCTCGACGGACACGGGCTGGCCGGCGCCCGGCCCGACGACGTGAGCCACCAGAAACCGACCACGGCCGGTGCGGAGCAGCCGGTCAGGACAGGAGAGACGCGATGA
- a CDS encoding ABC transporter substrate-binding protein — MATRTRSRLGAIAAAGLLAVAAAACSSQAAESDGASADAPFETVTAGTITVGVPTFPPFSSIEDGRIVGPDGAVIYEIAEHYGLDVVAEPYEFSALIPAVQQGRIDVAIGSIFRTTERDKVIDFTDPIYIEPGSFISKDDISSVDDLVGKRVGTIQGYNWVEDVDRELGGELAQYPSSVELKQDLEAGRLDVGIDSYGTALYLYEGTDFQVKVLPPDERIAAATNPGQVGFVVKSESTDLTKAFNDVIATLHDEDAIAPILEAVGLDPSAAEVGEPRYL, encoded by the coding sequence ATGGCTACACGGACTCGCTCTCGCTTGGGCGCCATCGCTGCGGCAGGCCTCCTCGCCGTCGCCGCCGCCGCCTGTTCCTCGCAGGCGGCCGAGTCGGACGGGGCCTCCGCGGACGCCCCGTTCGAGACGGTCACCGCCGGCACCATCACCGTGGGCGTGCCCACCTTCCCGCCCTTCTCCAGCATCGAGGACGGGCGAATCGTCGGCCCCGACGGTGCGGTCATCTACGAGATCGCCGAGCACTACGGCCTCGACGTGGTCGCGGAGCCGTACGAGTTCTCCGCGCTCATCCCGGCTGTGCAGCAGGGCCGCATCGACGTGGCCATCGGCTCGATCTTCCGCACGACCGAGCGTGACAAGGTCATCGACTTCACGGACCCGATCTACATCGAGCCGGGTAGCTTCATCTCCAAGGACGACATCTCGAGCGTCGACGACCTCGTGGGCAAGCGGGTCGGCACCATCCAGGGCTACAACTGGGTCGAGGACGTCGACCGCGAGCTCGGCGGCGAGCTCGCCCAGTACCCCTCATCCGTCGAGCTCAAGCAGGACCTCGAGGCCGGGCGCCTCGACGTCGGTATCGACAGCTACGGCACGGCGCTCTACCTCTACGAGGGCACCGACTTCCAGGTGAAGGTGCTGCCCCCGGACGAGCGCATCGCGGCCGCGACGAACCCCGGGCAGGTCGGCTTCGTCGTCAAGTCGGAGAGCACCGACCTCACGAAGGCGTTCAACGACGTGATCGCCACCCTCCACGACGAGGACGCCATCGCGCCGATCCTCGAGGCCGTCGGCCTCGACCCGTCGGCCGCGGAGGTCGGCGAGCCGCGCTACCTGTGA
- a CDS encoding Zn-dependent hydrolase — MTNASSSPAIDPTRLWASLTEISRFGATVRGGLDRLALGDHDRAARDYLVAQARHHGYDVIVDALGNIFITRAGARPDLTPVLLGSHLDSQPSGGRFDGTYGVIAGLEVLRALDDADVTTLRPVVLANWTNEEGARFSPSMLGSAVYAGRHDAGAALARSDADGATIGAELARIGYAGTGAGPARVHRSLELHIEQGPVLEDRGLDIGVVTGVYGIHWLDVVVRGRSGHAGTTPAGSRQDALVAASRIVLAVDELTAAEPELRATTGEVRVWPNSRNAIPGEVRLALDLRHPAEETLARVERALSEQVAEIAARSGVTATVTPVLSQPPTQFDGGTVALVREVAAERGYSATDLVSGAGHDSVHLAHVTRAGMIFIPCVGGVSHREDEDIRPEWALTGADVLLHATVRAAAEES, encoded by the coding sequence ATGACCAACGCATCGTCATCGCCCGCGATCGACCCAACGCGGCTGTGGGCCAGCCTGACGGAGATCTCGCGCTTCGGTGCCACGGTGCGGGGCGGGCTGGACCGGCTCGCCCTGGGCGACCACGACCGGGCCGCACGTGACTACCTCGTGGCCCAGGCCCGCCACCACGGGTACGACGTGATCGTCGACGCCCTGGGCAACATCTTCATCACGCGCGCGGGCGCCCGACCGGACCTCACGCCGGTGCTGCTCGGCTCGCACCTGGACTCCCAACCGAGCGGCGGCCGGTTCGACGGCACCTACGGCGTCATCGCCGGCCTCGAGGTGCTGCGTGCCTTGGACGACGCCGACGTCACCACCCTGCGACCGGTGGTGCTCGCGAACTGGACCAACGAGGAAGGGGCGCGGTTCAGCCCGAGCATGCTCGGTTCCGCCGTCTACGCCGGCCGGCACGACGCAGGGGCGGCCCTGGCCCGCAGCGACGCCGACGGTGCCACCATCGGCGCCGAGCTCGCGCGCATCGGCTACGCCGGCACCGGTGCCGGCCCCGCACGGGTCCACCGGTCGCTGGAGCTGCACATCGAGCAGGGGCCCGTCCTCGAGGACCGCGGCCTGGACATCGGCGTGGTCACCGGCGTGTACGGGATCCACTGGCTCGACGTCGTCGTCCGTGGCCGCAGTGGGCACGCCGGCACCACGCCGGCCGGCTCCCGCCAGGATGCGCTGGTGGCGGCCAGTCGCATCGTGCTCGCGGTCGACGAGCTGACGGCCGCGGAGCCGGAGCTGCGTGCCACCACCGGCGAGGTCCGCGTCTGGCCGAACTCCCGCAACGCGATCCCGGGCGAGGTCCGCCTCGCGCTCGACCTGCGCCACCCGGCGGAGGAGACCCTGGCCCGCGTGGAGCGCGCCCTGTCCGAGCAGGTGGCCGAGATCGCCGCCCGCTCGGGCGTGACGGCGACGGTCACCCCCGTGCTGTCGCAGCCGCCCACCCAGTTCGACGGCGGCACCGTCGCCCTGGTGCGGGAGGTTGCCGCGGAACGGGGCTACTCCGCGACAGACCTCGTCTCCGGAGCGGGGCACGACTCGGTGCACCTGGCCCACGTCACCCGTGCGGGGATGATCTTCATCCCATGTGTCGGCGGCGTCAGCCACCGCGAGGACGAGGACATCCGGCCCGAGTGGGCCCTCACCGGCGCCGACGTGCTCCTCCACGCCACGGTGCGCGCCGCAGCGGAGGAGAGCTGA
- a CDS encoding amino acid ABC transporter ATP-binding protein: MSEHPTPAEAGSVTITGLAKSFGDTAVFADVTFAVPAGTVTAIIGPSGSGKSTLLRCINRLETPDAGTVVVDGTRYPAGEPLTGAGRRTLHTAVGMVFQSFNLFPHLTVLGNLTLAQERVLGRSRVEATSYGRELLARVGLQEKADARPATLSGGQQQRVAIARALALDPHVLLFDEPTSALDPELGVEVLGVMRDLAAEGRTMLVVTHEMKFAREVADQVIVMADGGIVDAGDPATVFTTPAHERTRRFLHSVLYR; this comes from the coding sequence ATGTCCGAGCACCCCACCCCGGCCGAGGCCGGCTCCGTCACCATCACCGGGCTCGCCAAGTCCTTCGGCGACACCGCCGTGTTCGCCGACGTCACCTTCGCCGTGCCCGCGGGCACGGTGACCGCGATCATCGGCCCGAGCGGCTCGGGCAAGAGCACGCTGCTGCGCTGCATCAACCGCCTGGAGACCCCGGACGCCGGGACCGTCGTCGTCGACGGCACCCGGTACCCGGCGGGTGAGCCGCTGACCGGCGCCGGCCGCCGGACGCTCCACACCGCCGTCGGCATGGTGTTCCAGTCCTTCAACCTCTTCCCGCACCTGACCGTGCTCGGCAACCTCACCCTCGCCCAGGAGCGGGTGCTGGGGCGCTCCCGGGTGGAGGCGACGAGCTACGGACGCGAGCTGCTCGCCCGCGTGGGCCTGCAGGAGAAGGCCGACGCCCGGCCCGCCACCCTCTCCGGCGGCCAGCAGCAGCGCGTCGCGATCGCCCGGGCGCTCGCGCTCGACCCGCACGTGCTCCTCTTCGACGAGCCCACCTCGGCGCTCGACCCCGAGCTCGGCGTGGAGGTGCTCGGGGTCATGCGCGACCTCGCCGCCGAGGGACGCACCATGCTCGTGGTCACCCACGAGATGAAGTTCGCCCGTGAGGTCGCCGACCAGGTCATCGTCATGGCCGACGGCGGCATCGTCGACGCCGGCGACCCGGCGACGGTCTTCACCACGCCCGCCCACGAGCGCACCCGCCGGTTCCTGCACTCGGTGCTGTACCGCTGA